One stretch of Cervus canadensis isolate Bull #8, Minnesota chromosome 5, ASM1932006v1, whole genome shotgun sequence DNA includes these proteins:
- the VAX2 gene encoding ventral anterior homeobox 2 — translation MGDGGAERDRGPARRESRSGRGGDGGGAEDSSADAGGRSPREIAGTSDSSPAGSRESGADSDGQPGLGEADHCRRILVRDAKGTIREIVLPKGLDLDRPKRTRTSFTAEQLYRLEMEFQRCQYVVGRERTELARQLNLSETQVKVWFQNRRTKQKKDQSRDLEKRASSSASKAFATSNILRLLEHGRLLSMPRAPSLLALTPGPPGLPAGHRGTSLGDPRNSSPHLNPLTSASASPPLPPPPPALCFSTTPLLDLPAGYELGSSAFEPYSRLDRRVGSPGGGSKKANA, via the exons ATGGGCGATGGGGGCGCTGAGCGCGACCGCGGCCCCGCACGCCGGGAGTCGCGGAGCGGGCGCGGCGGGGACGGCGGCGGAGCAGAAGACTCGAGCGCTGATGCGGGCGGCCGCAGCCCCAGGGAGATTGCCGGGACTTCCGACTCCAGCCCTGCGGGCTCCAGGGAGAGCGGCGCCGACAGCGACGGGCAGCCGGGGCTCGGCGAGGCAGACCACTGCCGCCGCATCCTGGTGCGAG ATGCCAAAGGAACCATCCGAGAAATTGTTCTGCCCAAGGGCCTGGACCTGGACCGGCCCAAACGGACCCGCACATCCTTCACGGCTGAGCAGCTCTACCGCCTGGAGATGGAGTTCCAGCGCTGCCAGTACGTGGTGGGCCGGGAGCGCACTGAGCTCGCCCGCCAGCTGAACCTCTCCGAGACGCAG GTGAAGGTCTGGTTCCAGAACCGCCGCACCAAGCAGAAGAAAGACCAGAGCAGAGACCTGGAGAAGCGGGCGTCCTCCTCGGCGTCCAAGGCCTTCGCCACCTCCAACATCCTGCGGCTGCTGGAACACGGCCGGCTGCTGTCCATGCCCAGGGCCCCCAGCCTCCTGGCGCTGACCCCCGGCCCACCAGGCCTGCCTGCCGGCCACAGGGGCACCTCCTTGGGGGACCCCAGGAACTCCTCCCCACACCTCAACCCGCTGACCTCGGCCTCGGCCTCGCCCCCACTGCCGCCCCCTCCGCCAGCGCTCTGCTTTTCCACCACCCCGCTCCTGGACCTGCCTGCTGGCTACGAACTGGGCTCCTCGGCCTTCGAGCCCTACAGCCGGCTGGATCGGAGAGTGGGCAGCCCCGGCGGCGGTAGCAAGAAGGCCAACGCTTAA